Proteins from a genomic interval of Desulfofustis limnaeus:
- a CDS encoding FAD-binding and (Fe-S)-binding domain-containing protein, protein MPLAPAYREFYRAIARTIPKKNIILDPLRRVAIGVDASFYRLVPQIIVDVEQEKEVQAVLREARRLRLPVTFRAAGTSLSGQSITDSILVRLGRGWDRCQISGDAATIRLQPGIIGGYANRQLAVFDRKIGPDPASIDSAKIGGILANNASGMCCGVEQNSYQTLASIRLILADGTIVDTGDAKSVADFRASHAGLLTGLTHLRDTVLTDPALTDKIRRKFKIKNTTGYSLNALVDYHDPIDIMAHLMIGSEGTLAFIADATFTTVIEHRYKATALILFTSMEDACRAIPILRSQPVAAAELMDRASLASVQDQPGMPPYLKGLDQSVTALLVETRTNDADQLTAQVEAITASLAAFQTVMPISFTSVPAEFQALWKIRKGLFPAVGAVRQTGTTVIIEDVAFPTERLASAALELQDLFATYRYHEAIIFGHAFEGNLHFVFTQDFSSPAEVARYRDFMAEVVEMVVTTYDGSLKAEHGTGRNMAPFVEKEWGPTAYALMKRIKALFDPANLLNPGVILNEDAEAHIHHLKPLPATHEIADTCIECGFCEPVCPSRDLSFTPRQRIAGRREISRRLAAGAGGLAFRRFTARYQYPGIDTCAADGLCATRCPVGIDTGKMVKALRQEAHGPLATKIAATVGNHFAPVSRTIAHVLDGVDLVHRSVGTTFMEQASSLARKATFNRLPLWNREMPTGSGKITPESAGVTGDLRVVYFPSCASRAMGGPARHETERHPLPTVTASLLHKAGYRIIHPHGLDGLCCGQAFESKGFTVEADRRSAELSAALLAASDNGAVPILCDTSPCLQRMRATLDRRLRLFEPIEFVLEFLRDRLSFKQKEATIAIHPTCSTRKMGLEKKLLELAQACATRVIWPEDIHCCGFAGDRGFTFPELNKSALNGLAEQVSSCEAGYSTSKTCEVGLSLHAGIPYRSILALVDEVSQPKWK, encoded by the coding sequence ATGCCCTTAGCACCCGCCTACCGTGAGTTTTACCGCGCCATCGCCCGCACCATTCCCAAGAAAAACATCATCCTCGATCCGCTGCGCCGGGTTGCCATCGGTGTCGATGCCAGCTTCTATCGCCTAGTGCCTCAGATCATCGTTGACGTGGAGCAGGAAAAAGAGGTTCAGGCGGTTCTCCGCGAAGCCCGCCGGCTCAGGTTGCCCGTCACTTTTCGGGCGGCCGGCACTAGTTTGTCCGGCCAGTCGATCACCGACAGTATCCTGGTGCGTCTCGGGCGCGGCTGGGACCGCTGCCAGATCTCCGGCGATGCCGCCACCATCCGTCTGCAACCGGGCATCATCGGCGGCTATGCCAACCGGCAATTGGCCGTTTTCGACCGGAAGATCGGCCCTGATCCAGCCTCGATCGACTCCGCCAAAATCGGCGGTATCCTGGCCAACAACGCCAGCGGTATGTGCTGCGGTGTCGAGCAGAACAGCTATCAGACCCTGGCCAGCATTCGCTTGATCCTGGCCGACGGGACGATCGTCGACACCGGCGATGCCAAAAGTGTGGCGGATTTCCGTGCCAGCCACGCCGGCCTTCTGACCGGTCTGACACACCTGCGCGACACGGTGCTGACAGACCCGGCACTCACCGACAAGATCCGCCGCAAGTTCAAGATCAAGAACACCACCGGCTACAGCCTCAACGCCCTGGTTGACTATCATGACCCGATCGACATCATGGCTCACCTGATGATCGGCTCGGAAGGGACCTTGGCGTTTATCGCCGATGCGACCTTCACGACGGTCATCGAACACCGCTACAAAGCCACCGCTCTGATCCTTTTTACCTCCATGGAGGACGCCTGCCGGGCCATCCCGATTCTGCGCAGCCAACCGGTGGCGGCAGCCGAACTCATGGACCGCGCCAGCCTGGCATCAGTGCAGGATCAACCGGGCATGCCGCCCTATCTGAAAGGGTTGGACCAGTCAGTTACCGCCCTGCTGGTCGAGACCAGGACCAATGACGCCGACCAGCTGACGGCGCAGGTCGAGGCCATTACCGCCAGCCTGGCCGCTTTCCAGACCGTCATGCCCATCTCGTTCACCTCGGTTCCCGCCGAGTTCCAGGCCCTCTGGAAGATTCGCAAAGGGCTTTTTCCGGCAGTGGGAGCCGTCCGGCAGACCGGCACCACGGTCATCATCGAGGATGTCGCCTTCCCCACCGAACGCCTGGCCAGCGCCGCCCTCGAACTGCAGGATCTGTTTGCCACATACCGCTACCATGAGGCTATCATCTTCGGCCACGCTTTCGAAGGCAACCTGCACTTCGTCTTTACCCAGGATTTCTCCAGCCCGGCCGAGGTTGCCCGCTATCGTGATTTCATGGCCGAGGTGGTGGAGATGGTGGTGACCACCTATGACGGCTCACTCAAGGCGGAACACGGCACCGGCCGCAACATGGCGCCGTTTGTCGAGAAGGAATGGGGCCCCACCGCCTATGCCTTGATGAAGCGGATCAAAGCCCTCTTCGATCCGGCCAATCTACTCAACCCGGGGGTCATCCTCAACGAGGATGCCGAGGCCCATATCCATCACCTGAAACCGTTGCCGGCCACCCACGAGATCGCCGACACCTGCATCGAATGCGGGTTCTGTGAACCGGTCTGCCCGTCGCGTGATCTCAGCTTTACCCCGCGCCAGCGTATCGCCGGCCGCCGCGAGATCAGCCGTCGTCTGGCCGCCGGTGCCGGCGGCCTGGCGTTCAGACGATTCACCGCCCGCTACCAGTACCCCGGCATCGACACCTGCGCCGCCGACGGCCTTTGCGCCACCCGCTGTCCGGTGGGCATCGATACCGGTAAAATGGTCAAAGCGTTGCGCCAGGAAGCTCACGGGCCGCTGGCCACGAAAATCGCCGCTACCGTCGGCAACCACTTCGCTCCCGTTTCCCGGACCATCGCGCACGTTCTGGACGGGGTCGATCTGGTGCATCGATCGGTAGGCACCACCTTCATGGAGCAGGCCTCATCGCTGGCCAGAAAAGCGACATTCAATCGCCTGCCCCTGTGGAACCGGGAGATGCCCACCGGATCGGGCAAGATCACCCCGGAATCGGCAGGCGTCACCGGCGATCTACGCGTAGTCTATTTCCCCAGTTGCGCCAGTCGCGCCATGGGCGGCCCCGCTCGCCACGAGACCGAGCGCCACCCTTTGCCCACGGTTACCGCTTCCCTGTTGCACAAGGCCGGCTACCGGATCATCCACCCCCACGGACTGGACGGACTGTGTTGCGGTCAAGCTTTTGAAAGCAAAGGATTCACGGTCGAAGCCGATCGCCGTTCGGCAGAGTTGTCGGCAGCGCTGCTCGCCGCCTCCGACAACGGCGCTGTGCCGATTCTCTGCGACACCAGTCCGTGCCTGCAGCGAATGCGGGCGACGCTGGACCGGCGGCTGCGCCTCTTCGAACCGATCGAGTTCGTATTGGAGTTTTTGCGGGACCGCTTGAGCTTCAAACAGAAGGAGGCCACCATCGCCATCCACCCTACCTGCTCCACCCGCAAGATGGGTCTGGAAAAGAAACTGCTGGAGTTGGCTCAGGCCTGCGCGACCAGGGTGATCTGGCCGGAGGATATCCATTGTTGCGGATTTGCCGGTGATCGCGGCTTTACCTTCCCGGAATTGAACAAATCGGCATTGAACGGCTTGGCGGAGCAGGTCAGCAGCTGCGAAGCGGGCTACTCCACCAGCAAGACCTGCGAAGTCGGGCTGTCATTGCACGCCGGGATCCCCTATCGTTCCATTCTGGCGCTGGTAGACGAAGTGTCGCAACCGAAATGGAAATAA
- the cbiQ gene encoding cobalt ECF transporter T component CbiQ: MIFELFSSGSSLLHRRDVRIKIVSAALLILVIALSHASVIPPAGLLLGLALVLAARLPLSSVAKRLLIVNGFVLFLWLSLPLTYPGETVFSIGPLPLSGPGIALAKTITIKANSIVLLLMALLATSTVADIGYGLEQLRLPHKLCLLLLFSYRYIFVIHQEYQRLARAARLRCFEPKTSMHTYRTFGYLLGMTLLKSWHRAERVRQAMLLRGFQGRFYRIAPAAINRGDLLFLGVMVALSLLLMTFETIPVG; the protein is encoded by the coding sequence ATGATCTTCGAGCTTTTCAGCAGTGGTTCTTCCCTGCTGCACCGCCGTGATGTGCGCATCAAGATCGTCAGCGCGGCGCTGCTCATCCTGGTCATCGCCCTCAGCCACGCCAGCGTGATCCCACCGGCCGGCCTGCTGCTCGGCCTGGCCCTGGTCCTGGCCGCTCGCCTGCCCCTGAGCTCGGTGGCCAAACGGTTGTTGATCGTCAATGGTTTCGTGCTCTTTCTCTGGCTGAGCCTGCCCCTGACCTACCCGGGCGAGACTGTTTTTTCCATCGGACCGCTGCCTCTCAGCGGTCCGGGGATCGCCCTGGCGAAGACGATCACCATTAAGGCCAACAGCATCGTGCTCCTGCTTATGGCTTTGCTGGCCACATCAACCGTGGCCGACATCGGTTACGGCCTGGAGCAGCTTCGACTGCCGCACAAATTGTGCCTGCTGCTGCTCTTCTCCTACCGCTATATCTTCGTCATCCATCAGGAATACCAGCGGCTGGCACGGGCAGCGCGATTGCGCTGCTTCGAGCCGAAAACCAGCATGCATACCTACCGCACCTTCGGCTATCTGCTGGGCATGACCTTGCTGAAAAGCTGGCACCGGGCGGAACGGGTTCGCCAAGCGATGTTGTTGCGCGGTTTTCAGGGCCGTTTTTACCGCATCGCCCCAGCCGCAATTAATCGTGGAGATCTGCTCTTTCTTGGGGTAATGGTAGCGCTGTCACTGCTGCTCATGACCTTTGAGACCATACCGGTCGGATGA
- the htpX gene encoding protease HtpX, whose translation MRILLYLATNLAILILLGTVMSILGVDTRSTSGLLVFAALFGMGGSFISLAMSKWIAKKATRAQVIDQPTNPTERWLMDTVRRQAELAGIGMPEVAVYQAPDMNAFATGMKRDDALVAVSTGLLQNMSKDEVEAVLAHEISHVANGDMVTMALIQGVLNTFVILLSRMAASIIDNFLRQDEAGGGLGFMGYMAVTIVLELVFGLLASIIVMWFSRRREFRADSGAVQLAGRQKMIDALRRLQAHHEPSRLPEQMAAFGIRPREGGLTALFRSHPPLEARIRALQSGQ comes from the coding sequence ATGCGCATTCTTCTGTATCTGGCTACCAACCTTGCTATCCTCATCCTACTGGGAACGGTGATGAGCATTCTTGGGGTCGATACTCGCTCCACATCCGGCCTGCTGGTCTTCGCTGCGCTGTTCGGAATGGGCGGATCGTTTATCTCGCTGGCCATGTCCAAGTGGATAGCCAAAAAGGCGACCCGTGCCCAGGTCATCGACCAGCCGACCAACCCGACTGAACGATGGCTGATGGATACCGTGCGCCGCCAGGCCGAGCTTGCCGGTATTGGCATGCCCGAGGTGGCCGTCTACCAGGCCCCGGACATGAACGCCTTTGCCACCGGCATGAAGCGCGACGATGCGCTGGTGGCGGTCAGTACCGGCCTGTTGCAGAATATGAGCAAGGACGAGGTGGAAGCGGTTCTGGCTCATGAAATCAGCCATGTGGCCAACGGCGATATGGTAACCATGGCATTGATCCAAGGCGTGTTGAACACCTTTGTCATCCTCCTTTCCCGCATGGCCGCCTCCATTATCGACAATTTCCTGCGTCAGGACGAAGCGGGGGGCGGTCTCGGTTTCATGGGCTACATGGCGGTGACCATCGTCCTCGAACTGGTCTTCGGCCTGCTTGCTTCGATCATCGTCATGTGGTTCTCGCGCCGGCGTGAGTTCCGGGCCGACAGCGGCGCCGTGCAACTGGCCGGTCGGCAGAAAATGATCGATGCCCTGCGCCGATTGCAGGCGCATCATGAGCCGTCGCGGTTGCCCGAACAGATGGCGGCGTTCGGCATCCGTCCTCGAGAAGGCGGCCTGACTGCCCTGTTTCGCAGCCATCCACCGCTTGAGGCGCGGATCCGGGCGCTGCAGAGCGGCCAGTAA
- a CDS encoding DUF4198 domain-containing protein yields MRHTLALCGCLAAVTLAGVDAAQAHFGMLIPSTPIADQHHKSIDLNVSFSHPFEQVGMELVQPARFFVVNDGSETDLRDSLQPTEIMGHTGWRTSFAFKRPGVYQFAMEPHPYWEPAEDLFIIHYTKTIVAAFGDDVGWDEPIGLPTEIVPLLRPFGNYAGNAFSGQVLLNGEPVPHAEVEVEYYNDGGVYQAPSDYHVTQVIKADADGVFSFTCPLAGWWGFAALNEADYTLKTDAGEEKGVEIGAVLWIHLDEFKRP; encoded by the coding sequence ATGAGACATACCCTTGCTCTTTGCGGCTGTCTGGCAGCCGTTACCCTCGCCGGCGTCGACGCAGCCCAGGCTCACTTCGGCATGCTGATTCCCTCGACGCCGATTGCTGATCAGCACCACAAGAGCATCGACCTGAACGTGTCTTTTTCCCATCCCTTCGAGCAAGTCGGCATGGAGCTGGTGCAACCGGCCCGCTTTTTTGTGGTAAACGACGGCTCCGAGACCGATTTGCGAGATAGTCTGCAACCAACGGAAATCATGGGTCACACCGGCTGGCGGACCAGCTTCGCTTTCAAACGACCGGGCGTCTATCAATTCGCCATGGAACCACACCCCTATTGGGAGCCTGCCGAGGATCTGTTCATCATCCACTATACCAAGACCATCGTCGCCGCTTTCGGTGATGACGTGGGCTGGGACGAGCCGATCGGCCTGCCCACGGAAATCGTCCCGCTGCTCAGACCGTTCGGGAATTATGCCGGCAACGCTTTTTCCGGCCAGGTACTGCTGAACGGGGAGCCGGTTCCCCACGCCGAAGTGGAAGTGGAATACTACAACGATGGCGGCGTTTACCAGGCCCCCAGCGATTATCACGTCACCCAAGTGATCAAGGCCGATGCCGACGGCGTCTTCTCCTTCACCTGTCCGCTGGCCGGCTGGTGGGGCTTTGCTGCCCTCAACGAAGCGGATTACACGCTGAAAACCGATGCGGGTGAGGAAAAGGGCGTTGAAATAGGCGCGGTTCTGTGGATTCATCTGGACGAGTTCAAACGCCCATGA
- the recQ gene encoding DNA helicase RecQ, translating to MTQSIRQTLKRVFGYDEFRPAQQEIVECVLAGNDCFVLMPTGGGKSLCYQLPALLRPGVGVVVSPLISLMKDQVDALQACGVQAAYYNSSLSGAEARRVLAQLHDGRLDMLYVAPERLMGDDFLARLATLPLALFAIDEAHCISQWGHDFRPEYRQLGELRHHFPAIPIIALTATAEPHTRKDIIERLHLGGARSFITGYDRPNIRYTVVEKQKPLVQLREFVQGRPDDAGIVYCLSRKRVDKVCEQLVAAGFSAAPYHAGLPDSLRRDVQERFLFDKVRIIVATVAFGMGIDKSNIRYVVHYDIPKNIEGFYQETGRAGRDGLPAEALLLFGYGDIQVARGLIDKTTNPDHRRIELHKLNTMVGFAEALGCRRRVLLGYFGEQPQEDCGNCDICLNPPEMIDITEDSRKALSCVFRVGQRFGAGHVIAVLRGSSQERIVRLGHHHLSTYGIGADRDQDYWGSIIRHLVQRGYLSQDVGDYSVLRLTDAAWPLLRGERPLSMARPRTRTGPPKAKGGTIRGSDEEYDRDLFDRLRLVRKELAERRGVPPFVIFHDKTLVEMAGRKPQNEGELLAINGVGEAKCRSYGTDFLAAIRDYLSAGR from the coding sequence ATGACGCAGTCCATCCGGCAGACGCTGAAGCGCGTTTTCGGATACGACGAATTTCGGCCGGCTCAGCAAGAGATCGTCGAATGTGTGCTGGCCGGTAACGATTGCTTCGTCCTGATGCCCACCGGTGGCGGCAAATCACTCTGTTATCAGTTGCCGGCGTTGCTCCGGCCGGGTGTCGGTGTCGTCGTGTCGCCGCTGATCTCGTTGATGAAGGACCAGGTGGACGCGCTGCAGGCCTGCGGTGTGCAGGCCGCCTACTACAACTCGTCATTGAGTGGTGCCGAAGCGCGCCGTGTGCTGGCGCAGCTCCACGACGGCCGGCTGGATATGCTCTATGTCGCGCCGGAGCGGCTGATGGGTGACGATTTTTTGGCTCGCCTGGCCACGCTTCCCCTGGCCCTGTTCGCCATCGACGAAGCCCACTGCATTTCTCAGTGGGGACACGATTTTCGCCCTGAATATCGCCAGCTGGGGGAGCTGCGCCACCATTTTCCGGCGATCCCGATCATTGCCCTGACGGCCACCGCCGAACCGCATACCCGCAAAGACATTATCGAACGGCTCCATCTGGGGGGAGCGCGCTCCTTCATCACCGGTTACGATCGGCCCAATATCCGTTATACGGTAGTCGAGAAACAGAAGCCGCTTGTCCAGCTGCGTGAATTTGTGCAAGGACGCCCGGACGATGCCGGCATCGTCTATTGCCTGAGCCGCAAACGGGTCGACAAGGTCTGCGAGCAGCTGGTGGCCGCCGGGTTCTCCGCCGCACCCTATCATGCCGGCTTGCCGGATTCTCTGCGCCGCGATGTCCAGGAGCGGTTTCTCTTCGACAAGGTCCGCATTATCGTGGCCACCGTCGCTTTCGGGATGGGGATCGACAAGTCCAATATCCGTTACGTGGTCCATTACGATATCCCGAAGAACATCGAGGGGTTTTACCAGGAAACGGGCCGGGCCGGGCGGGACGGGCTGCCGGCCGAAGCCCTATTGCTCTTCGGCTACGGCGATATCCAGGTGGCTCGCGGTCTGATCGACAAGACGACCAATCCGGATCACCGGCGCATCGAGTTGCACAAGCTCAATACCATGGTCGGCTTTGCCGAAGCGCTCGGGTGCCGCCGTCGAGTCCTGCTCGGCTATTTTGGTGAGCAGCCGCAGGAGGATTGCGGTAATTGCGATATCTGCCTGAACCCGCCGGAAATGATCGATATTACCGAAGACAGTCGCAAGGCGTTGTCCTGTGTGTTTCGGGTTGGCCAGCGTTTCGGTGCCGGTCACGTGATAGCGGTCTTGCGGGGATCGAGCCAGGAACGCATCGTGCGGCTTGGGCACCATCACCTGTCCACCTATGGCATAGGCGCCGATCGCGACCAGGATTACTGGGGCAGTATCATCAGGCATCTGGTCCAGCGCGGCTACTTGAGCCAGGACGTGGGGGACTATTCGGTGCTTCGCTTGACTGACGCAGCTTGGCCGCTGCTACGGGGTGAACGTCCTTTGTCCATGGCCCGACCCCGGACCAGAACCGGGCCGCCGAAGGCGAAAGGGGGAACGATCCGCGGCTCCGATGAGGAGTACGATCGGGATTTATTTGATCGGTTGCGCCTGGTTCGCAAGGAACTTGCCGAGCGTCGCGGGGTCCCGCCCTTTGTCATCTTTCACGATAAGACCCTGGTGGAGATGGCCGGCAGAAAACCGCAGAACGAAGGCGAGCTGTTGGCGATCAATGGTGTCGGAGAAGCCAAGTGCAGGAGCTACGGCACCGATTTCCTGGCAGCGATCCGGGACTATCTGAGTGCCGGCAGGTGA
- a CDS encoding superoxide dismutase: protein MEHSLPALPYSYDALEPFIDARTMEIHHTKHHQAYINNLNGALKDHAALQQWEVERLVAQLDQVPEAIRTVVRNHGGGHANHSFFWPLLKKDVPPSGPAVDAIIKKFGSFEAFKKSFSETAVKLFGSGWAWLTLHNGALELIATPNQDNPLTQGKKPLLGIDVWEHAYYLLYQNRRPDYVEAFFNVINWERVNDLFLAHSR from the coding sequence ATGGAACACAGCTTACCTGCACTACCCTACAGCTATGACGCCCTTGAGCCGTTCATTGATGCCCGGACCATGGAGATTCATCATACCAAGCATCATCAGGCCTATATCAACAACCTCAACGGTGCCTTGAAAGACCATGCCGCCTTGCAGCAATGGGAGGTGGAGCGGTTGGTTGCGCAACTGGACCAAGTCCCGGAGGCGATCCGGACGGTCGTCAGAAACCACGGTGGCGGCCACGCCAATCATTCCTTTTTCTGGCCCCTGTTGAAAAAGGATGTGCCCCCGAGTGGTCCGGCCGTTGATGCGATCATAAAAAAATTCGGTAGTTTTGAAGCATTTAAAAAAAGTTTTTCGGAGACCGCCGTCAAGCTCTTCGGCAGCGGCTGGGCTTGGCTGACCTTGCACAACGGTGCGTTGGAACTGATTGCCACGCCCAATCAGGACAACCCGCTCACCCAGGGAAAAAAGCCGCTCTTGGGCATCGATGTCTGGGAGCACGCTTATTATCTGCTGTACCAGAATCGCCGGCCCGATTATGTGGAAGCATTTTTCAACGTGATCAACTGGGAACGGGTCAATGACCTGTTCCTCGCCCATTCCCGATAA
- the cbiM gene encoding cobalt transporter CbiM → MHISEGVLAAPVLIGGGALTVIGTAIGLHRLDYDRIMHTAILTAAFFVASLIHVPIGPGSIHLVLNGLLGILLGWACFPAILVALLLQAVFFQFGGLLVLGVNTFNMAAPALLCGYLVRPFLARPRGRALAGFAGGAAAILLAAVCMALSLALSDRGFLTTAQLTVAANLPIMLIEGFITMFTVTFLAKVHPDILSGGRP, encoded by the coding sequence ATGCATATTTCCGAAGGAGTCCTTGCCGCCCCGGTCCTGATCGGCGGTGGCGCCCTGACAGTGATCGGCACCGCCATTGGTTTGCACAGGCTCGATTACGACCGTATCATGCACACCGCCATCCTCACCGCTGCTTTTTTTGTCGCCTCCCTGATACACGTGCCGATCGGACCGGGCAGTATCCACCTGGTCCTCAACGGACTGCTCGGCATTTTGCTCGGTTGGGCCTGCTTTCCCGCCATCCTGGTGGCGCTCCTGCTGCAGGCCGTCTTCTTCCAGTTCGGCGGTTTGCTCGTCTTGGGAGTCAACACCTTCAACATGGCAGCTCCCGCCCTGCTCTGCGGCTATTTGGTGCGACCGTTTCTTGCTCGTCCACGAGGCCGGGCTCTCGCCGGTTTCGCCGGTGGGGCAGCGGCCATCCTGTTGGCGGCTGTCTGCATGGCCCTCTCCCTGGCTCTTTCCGACCGCGGTTTCCTTACCACCGCCCAGCTGACCGTGGCGGCCAATCTGCCGATCATGCTGATTGAGGGGTTTATCACCATGTTTACCGTAACTTTTCTGGCCAAAGTCCACCCGGATATCTTGTCGGGAGGTCGACCATGA